One genomic segment of Drosophila melanogaster chromosome 3R includes these proteins:
- the chp gene encoding chaoptin, isoform A, with protein MGLEFFFKFGYAFLTITLMIMIWMSLARASMFDREMEETHYPPCTYNVMCTCSKSSTDLGIVHCKNVPFPALPRMVNQSKVFMLHMENTGLREIEPYFLQSTGMYRLKISGNHLTEIPDDAFTGLERSLWELILPQNDLVEIPSKSLRHLQKLRHLDLGYNHITHIQHDSFRGLEDSLQTLILRENCISQLMSHSFSGLLILETLDLSGNNLFEIDPNVFVDGMPRLTRLLLTDNILSEIPYDALGPLKSLRTLDISHNVIWSLSGNETYEIKASTKLNLDNLHLEYNHIEVLPPNSFKYFDTVNRTFFDGNPIHTLREDAFKPARIREIYMRYCGLTNISPVAFDSLVNSLQILDLSGNNLTKLHHKLFNNFDVLRVISMRDNKIKIQKPTETFNAVHYTLLKLDLSGDRNDPTNLQTLRNMTRMRNMRSLSISRLGSSSVGPEDFKDFGVELEDLQITRASLSGIQSHAFKHVRGLKRLDFSENGISSIENDAFHEIGHSLISLKMSHGYSGSALPAEPLRHLTSLQELDFSNNHISSMSDTSFHFLKNLRLLELHDNRIEQVLKGTFQGDIHSKLEEISLRFNHLTSISQHTFFDLEALRKLHLDDNKIDKIERRAFMNLDELEYLSLRGNKINNLADESFQNLPKLEILDMAFNQLPNFNFDYFDQVGTLSNLNVNVSHNQIRQLMYNSSWSGRNEHGGMYHSNIKILDLSHNNISIIHPGYFRPAEISLTHLHLGYNSLMNTTRDVFGNMPHLQWLDLSYNWIHELDFDAFKNTKQLQLVFFGHNYLSDIPQDIFKPVQGLRIVDFSHNHLRGLPDNLFYNGGMEKLDVSHNMMLKIPSSSLSSLAALTLCELHLSNNFISTIHSMDLSNKFRSLRYLDISYNYLLRIDDAVFATMPKLAVLDLSHNRDLKVMDKSFMGLENSLIKLGLENISLSTVPEIRLKYLREFRLGYNELPSIPQELAHNMSNLRMLDLSNNDLTNVPLMTQALPHLRRLMLSGNPITSLNNNSFDGVNEDLEMLDISNFRLHYFEYGCLDSLPHLRSLKLTAYSHLEHFNIPHLLRHHYNIRQLWIEAPQPFTRIVKKGSGPTQEMQTLQLGNPTDLQREMEGHLPSKLTNITFSGPQFTNLNERILRGMRSPYLYMQLFNTSLQALPPNFFKYMGRVRNISLDIRYHNRNLKKIPNPNTGAVPYLPNSVFLTDLKMSHTDLNCDCDLGWVEFWQRKRRQYICSSQTWTDTVFRTFMNSPCQVYGRHNCDEHDDDLRETRCENKGGQQLMEALKFDLECGWDNANCREAAFVVVMVCVAMVFWM; from the exons ATG GGCCTCgaatttttctttaagttCGGCTATGCCTTCCTGACTATAACGCTCATGATCATGATCTGGATGTCGCTGGCTCGCGCCTCCATGTTCGATCGCGAGATGGAGGAGACGCATTACCCGCCCTGCACCTACAACGTGATGTGCACCTGCTCCAAGTCCTCCACGGATCTGGGGATAGTGCACTGCAAGAATGTTCCGTTTCCGGCACTGCCGCGCATGGTGAACCAGTCAAAG GTTTTCATGCTGCACATGGAGAACACAGGTCTGCGGGAGATTGAGCCCTACTTCCTGCAGTCCACGGGCATGTACCGCCTAAAGATCTCTGGGAACCATCTCACCGAGATCCCAGATGATGCCTTCACCGGCCTGGAGCGATCGCTGTGGGAGCTGATTCTGCCGCAGAACGACCTGGTGGAGATCCCGTCCAAGTCCCTGAGGCACCTGCAGAAGCTGCGTCATCTGGACCTGGGCTACAACCACATAACGCACATTCAGCACGACTCGTTCCGCGGCCTGGAGGACTCGCTGCAGACGCTGATCCTGCGCGAGAACTGCATATCGCAGCTGATGTCGCACAGCTTCTCCGGGCTCCTCATTCTTGAGACCCTCGACCTGAGTGGGAACAACCTGTTCGAGATCGATCCGAATGTGTTCGTCGATGGAATGCCGAGGCTGACCCGTCTGTTGCTCACGGACAATATCCTCTCGGAGATTCCGTACGACGCCCTGGGTCCGCTAAAGAGCCTTCGCACCCTAGATATCTCCCACAATGTGATCTGGTCGCTCAGTGGCAACGAAACCTACGAGATCAAGGCCAGCACCAAGCTGAATCTGGACAATCTACACCTGGAGTACAATCACATCGAGGTCCTGCCTCCCAATTCATTCAAGTACTTCGATACCGTCAACCGCACCTTCTTCGATGGCAATCCCATTCACACTCTGAGG GAAGATGCATTTAAGCCCGCTCGAATCAGGGAGATCTACATGCGCTACTGCGGCCTGACCAACATTTCGCCTGTGGCCTTTGACAGCCTGGTGAACAGCCTCCAGATCCTGGATTTGTCTGGCAACAATCTCACCAAGCTGCATCATAAGCTCTTCAACAATTTCGATGTCTTGAG GGTCATCAGCATGCGGGACAATAAGATCAAGATCCAGAAGCCCACGGAGACCTTCAATGCGGTGCACTACACCCTCCTGAAATTGGACCTGAGTGGAGACCGCAACGACCCCACCAATCTGCAGACCCTGCGCAA tATGACCAGAATGCGGAACATGAGATCACTGTCGATCTCGCGCCTGGGATCCTCCTCCGTGGGACCCGAGGACTTCAAGGACTTCGGCGTGGAGCTGGAGGATCTGCAGATCACCAGGGCCAGTCTCTCCGGGATTCAATCGCACGCCTTCAAGCACGTTAGGGGTCTGAAAAGGCTGGACTTTAGCGAGAACGGAATATCAAGCATAGAGAACGATGCCTTCCATGAG ATTGGTCACTCGCTCATCTCTCTGAAGATGTCGCACGGCTATTCTGGCAGTGCCCTGCCAGCTGAACCCCTAAGGCATCTGACCTCCCTCCAAGAGCTGGACTTTAGCAACAATCACATCAGCAGCATGAGCGACACCAGTTTCCATTTCCTGAAGAACTTGCGGCTCCTAGAGCTTCATGACAACAGGATCGAGCAGGTTTTAAAGGGCACCTTCCAGGGCGACATTCACTCAAAGCTGGAGGAGATCTCGCTTCGCTTCAACCACCTGACCTCCATATCCCAGCATACCTTCTTCGATCTGGAAGCCTTGAGGAAACTGCATCTGGATGACAATAAGATTGACAAGATCGAGCGAAGAGCCTTTATGAACCTGGATGAGCTGGAGTATCTAAGCTTGAGGGGCAACAAGATAAACAACCTGGCCGACGAGTCCTTCCAGAACCTACCGAAACTGGAGATCCTGGACATGGCCTTCAATCAGCTACCCAACTTCAACTTTGACTACTTCGACCAAGTGGGTACCCTTTCGAATCTTAATGTGAACGTGAGCCACAATCAAATCAGGCAGTTGATGTACAATTCCTCGTGGAGTGGACGAAATGAACATG GTGGCATGTACCACTCGAATATTAAGATATTGGATCTTTCCCACAACAATATATCTATTATCCATCCTGGATACTTCCGGCCTGCTGAAATTTCGCTGACACACCTACATCTGGGCTACAATTCGCTGATG AACACGACTCGTGATGTCTTCGGCAACATGCCCCACTTGCAATGGCTGGACCTCAGCTACAACTGGATCCACGAACTGGACTTTGATGCCTTCAAGAACACCAAACAGCTCCAGCTGGTCTTCTTTGGCCACAATTACCTCAGTGACATTCCCCAGGATATATTCAAACCTGTCCAAGGCCTGCGCATCGTTGACTTCTCGCATAATCACCTGAGGGGCCTGCCCGACAATCTCTTCTACAACGGAGGCATGGAAAA ATTGGATGTGTCGCACAACATGATGTTGAAGATCCCCTCCTCATCGCTGTCCAGTTTGGCTGCGCTGACGCTTTGTGAACTGCACCTGTCCAACAACTTTATCTCTACCATTCACAGCATGGATTTGTCCAACAAGTTTAGA TCCCTGCGCTACCTGGACATCTCATACAACTATCTGCTGCGAATTGATGATGCAGTGTTCGCCACCATGCCAAAACTGGCCGTTCTGGACCTCTCCCACAATCGGGATCTGAAGGTGATGGATAAGTCGTTTATGGGCTTGGAGAACTCGCTGATCAAACTGGGCCTGGAGAACATTTCTCTGAGCACGGTGCCCGAGATTCGACTGAAGTATCTGCGGGAGTTCCGCCTGGGTTACAATGAGCTGCCCTCGATTCCGCAGGAACTAGCCCACAATATGAGTAATCTGCGCATGCTTGATCTCTCCAACAACGACTTGACCAATGTGCCACTGATGACCCAAGCTCTGCCCCACTTGAG ACGTCTGATGCTTTCTGGCAATCCCATAACCTCGCTGAACAACAACAGTTTTGATGGCGTGAACGAGGATCTTGAGATGCTGGATATATCGAATTTCCGGCTGCACTACTTCGAGTATGGCTGTTTGGACTCGTTGCCTCACTTGCGATCGCTTAAGCTCACTGCCTATTCCCACCTGGAGCACTTTAATATTCCACATCTGTTGCGCCACCATTACAATATCCGCCAGTTGTGGATCGAGGCCCCACAGCCCTTCACTCGCATTGTTAAGAAGGGATCTGGACCCACCCAGGAGATGCAGACCCTTCAGCTGGGCAATCCCACCGACTTGCAGCGCGAAATGGAGGGCCATCTGCCCTCCAAGCTGACCAACATCACCTTCAGTGGTCCCCAGTTCACCAACCTGAATGAACGCATTCTAAGA GGCATGCGTTCTCCATACCTCTACATGCAATTATTCAATACCTCGCTGCAAGCCTTGCCTCCGAACTTTTTTAAGTACATGGGCCGAGTTCGGAACATTTCGCTGGACATTCGCTACCACAACAGGAACCTGAAGAAGATTCCCAATCCAAACACTGGAGCTGTTCCCTATCTGCCGAATAGTGTGTTCCTCACGGACTTGAAGATGTCTCACACCGATCTCAACTGCGATTGCGACCTAGG GTGGGTGGAGTTTTGGCAGCGCAAGAGGCGCCAGTACATCTGCTCCTCCCAAACCTGGACCGATACCGTCTTCCGCACCTTCATGAACTCACCTTGCCAAGTGTACGGACGTCACAACTGCGACGAACACGACGATGACCTGAGGGAGACGCGCTGTGAGAACAAAGGAGGGCAACAGCTGATGGAG GCCCTCAAATTCGATCTGGAGTGCGGGTGGGACAATGCAAATTGCCGGGAGGCCGCCTttgtggtggtgatggtgtgcgTGGCCATGGTCTTCTGGATGTGA